The DNA window ATATACATCAAATAACCCATTGAAGCACTGGGCTTCCATTGCATGCTTATCGTGACAGCGTCAATGCTGGATACCCCGTGGGCGGAATTGGAACTGCATAAAGAATAGACATCTCTTCCATATCCATCAAATGCATTCATCGTCGTGGATATCTCGCCATCTCATGCCGTCCCATACTGCGAAAGCCTAACACCGCATCACCCAAAATCAGCACATCACAAAACACAtttcaacaaaaaaagaccacTCACTCAATCAAATTCCCATCCGGATCCCTCACATAAACACTCCTAATCGTCCCCACCGCCCCCCGTCCTCGCAACAACCTTCCCCCCCTCCAAAACCTCCACGCCATCCCTCTCAAAGCCCTCCCTCACCTCATCCAAATCCACGCCCTCCTCCACCAAGAAGCACAGATCCGCCGTGCCAGGCAGCGCAGTCGACGCCTTGGGCTCAAACTCCTTGCCCCTTTCGTGCAGGTTAATCTTTTGCGTGCCGAATTTCAGGGCCACGCGCTGCGTGTCTGGAGTGGCGGGCGGCGTGAAGACGTCTTGCTTCATGCCGAGGTACTTTGTGTACCAGGAGACGGTTCGCGGGATGGAGGCGCAGGTTAGGACAAGGTGGTCGAGGGACTTGACGGCTGCGAGGGCGCGAGACATGATGAAAGGAGAGATGATTTGAATGCTGAAAATGAATTGATACACTGCGTTGGATCTCACGCAAGCGGGATGTTTTACCAAGATGAAGCAGTCAATCCGGGTATAAGGAGAAAGAAGGTAGCACACACTCTATTTCGTGCTGCCCCACGCACGCCCATAGATCTTCTCtcggctctttttttcgctttcACGTCATCGTTTACACGGCATTTCAGTAACATTCATTTTGTGGTTGAATaacagcagccagagcagcagccaaggtTGAAGATTCGGGCGATGAGTGGTAGATGACTACCTATTTTCTTCAGTCTActtaggtaggtaggtacatatgtgcatgtatgtagataacttatataagtGGCTTTGATGGAATCAATCAAGTCAACTCGAATTCTTACACAGATGGCTTCGATCTAAACGATTATGATCCATCTGTGTTGCATTGGTATATGGAATTCGTCTGGCTGTCCCAGCTCATTCTCCGAAAATATAGCATCAGTCCTATCATCTCACCTCACCCTGCGGAAATAACAAACTCAATCAATTtagcagaaaaagaaaaaaaaacttccCACGCGTTATTCCATGCAAGTATAGCAGCACATTTGCTTATCAAACACATGCAACCGTACAGCCGTTTCTTTGCCAAGGCCAATCCATAAAGCCGACTCAGCTCGCATCGAACATGGTCCGGCACGGGCCGAAATCAGTGGCATCCTTCAGCGAGAGCACCGCGAAACGTGCGTGCGCAATTCCCGGGTACCCAAAAGGTATTCAAAGCTCGCAttcaaacaccaaaaaataaacaaaagagaCCACGTCGGCGGGCATTACGTTTCTTTATTTCCAGAATTGCGAGGTACGCAACGTCAGATACGAATCATTACCTAAATGACCGAGAGGGCCTGCTATACCCATCCAAATCCATGCCTTATCCTGGGTATCTAGATGCCCGTCATCAAATCGCCAAGCATACTAGTAGTACACGGAACTGCTCCCGCCCTTTTCAGCAGCCCAGTGCACGCAACTCCAAAGACTACCTAACCAGATgttcgtctctttttttcagttTCCTTTACTCGTCGCCTCCAGCAGTGACAGCCTTGGGCTCCGGTGTGTCTGTCGCCGCAGGGACCTCAGGCACCTTGACGTCcttggcggcagcatcagctgCGTCCTCGGTAGcgtcttcctctgcctcatcttcctcggcctcttcggcatcgtcctctgcggccttctcctcttccacttcttgcgcgtcttcctcgtcggcgGCTTCGCCGTTGTCGACGTCTTCCTCCTCAGCggtcttgcgcttcttgtgTGGAGGTTGGGCGCCTGGTTGCATGTTAGTTTCAGCGtcttcaatggccttgaCTCGAAAGTagtggcggcagcagaagcgCTATCCGCAGCGGCGTGCGCCTAGTCGCAATGCCGCAAGCTTCAAGAGCTACTGTACTGCCGTCGCCAGCTAATCCAGCAGAGATTGGGACAACTCCAACTCACCATTCACTGGGGCCTCTTGTTCTCCAGCTTCGCCGTcgccctcctcttcttcctcttcctcatcaactccctcttcttcctcgtcggcgtcgtcatcgtcgccttcctcttcatctccggTAGAGATGTATCTGCCAGAAGGATTAGCACAATTGTATCCATACGATTTCCAGCGATGAGCGAAATGCAGACGGCATTCTTGTGATAGAGAGCAAGGGCGCAGAGGAGGCTGGGAAAGCTGCTATAGCTACCTCCAGCAGGGTGCCAGAATGCAAGGTGGGCTGTACGAAAGGCTGCCGGCAGCAACGTCAATTGGCGGCGAGCGCATCTCGCACATGGGCAAAACCATCACCAAAGGGCAGAACAGGGCGTGTCAATCACttactcttcttcctcttctccatcatcctcttcggGGAGGGACAcgagctcc is part of the Trichoderma atroviride chromosome 1, complete sequence genome and encodes:
- a CDS encoding uncharacterized protein (EggNog:ENOG41) — encoded protein: MSRALAAVKSLDHLVLTCASIPRTVSWYTKYLGMKQDVFTPPATPDTQRVALKFGTQKINLHERGKEFEPKASTALPGTADLCFLVEEGVDLDEVREGFERDGVEVLEGGKVVARTGGGGDD